The sequence ACAGGCGGAAAAAGTCCCCCTCGGAGGCCGTCTTGCCCAGCCCGCCGGGGAAGAGGGAGTCGCCGACGAACAGGTTGGTGACCCCGTCGATGTCCGCGGCGGTGGCTAGCCCGCCGGGAGTGTGGCCGCGCAGGATGATGGCGGGCAGCTCGTGGCCGGCGAACTCGAAGGTCTCACCGTGGCGCAGCTCGACATCGACAGGCGCGGGCAGGGCGGGCGAATCGAGGAACGAGGAGATATGGCGCGCCCCGGTCGCAGACAAAATTTGGGAAAGCGCTCCGACGTGGTCGGCGTGGCGATGCGTGGTGAGCACGGTGGTGATGTCCACGCCGGCGTCCCGGGCCAGCGCCAAGAGCGCGTCGGCGTCGGCCGCGGCATCGATAAGAAGGCCCTCGCCGCCCGCGGCCAGCAGATAGGAGTTGTTGTCCATGTCGCCC is a genomic window of Corynebacterium massiliense DSM 45435 containing:
- a CDS encoding MBL fold metallo-hydrolase — encoded protein: MTTELQLHHVSVGDMDNNSYLLAAGGEGLLIDAAADADALLALARDAGVDITTVLTTHRHADHVGALSQILSATGARHISSFLDSPALPAPVDVELRHGETFEFAGHELPAIILRGHTPGGLATAADIDGVTNLFVGDSLFPGGLGKTASEGDFFRLYKDVTERLFNAYPDEAVVRPGHGAPTTLGEERPQLAEWRERRW